TCTAAAATCATATccttttatttcaattatttaaaagctttttaaaaacaatatttattttcataataaatatattataaatagcataaataatttatgttatatccaaaaataaatgaatattttaattatttgtaaattgaaaaaataaatatgaaagatAATATTACAAgtgataaatgataaatttattgaaatataaaaataaaagcatTTTTGTCTATCTATTAAAATACCAAAGTTTCTAGATtcattattatataacatactaATGATATAGATTATTTTGAATGTGGTACTAACAAATTAATGCCCGTCTACTACCATTTTTCAAACCGAAAAtatctatttttctttgtttaaaatatcaatttcaaCCTGACAATAAATCATGGTCCCCTTCCTCTATCCACCTTTGGTTCAGCATTCAAGTAGACAGATATTTGCAACATTTTTTTTGTGATAGAAGATATTTGTAACTTGTGAAGAACTGAATTCTTTAAAGTCGAATTTAAAGAACAGGAAATCAGTATCCATGCATAGAAACAGCATTCCTGCAGTTTGAACTTCCTTATAGGCAGATAATTCTTCATTTTTACATTATAATCATCAAAACTAAGAAAAGAATATCGCTTATTATATGCTTCTTGACTCACTCGCAGTAAATTCAGAAAAGTTGATAAAAACGTGTATCACAACTCGTCGTGATAGTATCCATTATACGTGGTTGTTCTGGTATGGCTCTCCTCAAGGTATCTAACAACCAAAGATGCATGAAATGCAGCACCAAAAGGAAGTGCAGCTTCGTTGATACTGAAATAAGGCGAGTGAGCAAATGTTGGCTGTTCCAGCGTTTCATCCTTCATTCCGAGAAAAAAGAAGTAACCAGGAATAATCTCTTGAAAGAACGAGAAGTCCTCAGATCCCATTAACGGCTGCATATCTTTAATTCCAGTACTGCCTAACATATCACTGGCAACTCTGTGAAAGAGTTTATGCAGGCTGTCGTCGTTTACAGTAGGAGGGAAGAAGAGTCTGTCTTTTGAATCAAAAGTTACAGTTGCATTGCATCTTTGTACAGCGGCTTGTCCTATAATAACCTGAGTGATAGGAATAAGTTTTGTTATTCACTCCAACTTGTATATATAACAAACCAGAAGGTACAAGTAAAGGGGGCGCGGGCGCAGCCCAACTTCGGCAGGAAAAAGTACAAGTACAAGCTAGTCTAAAAAGGAAAAAGAGGCTAAATAGCATCAAAGAACTTCGAAAAGGGAAAGCTTAAAATTGTATGACACAAGGTACGTGTGTCATACAAATGTTAAAGAACAGGGACAGAAGAGATATGCTACCATGGCTTAAAGCTACTCTTAGATGTTACCTCTTTAATTCTCTGCTTAAGTTGCTGTAAGCTCTCCTTTGAAAAGGCTCGGAAAGTTCCACCAATGGTGACTGAATCTGGAATGACGTTAAACGCAGAACCTCCTTGGAATTTAGCAACTGTAACTACCTGTTCGATCGAATCTTGTAGTTAAAGTCATACAATTTTAAGCTTCATCATTTGAGGAGTCAAGTAACCGAGACACAGCATCATCCACGATGAAAGATTCAGAAGATCGATGGTTTACTATATAATAAAACTGCATGGATTATATAGGCATTAGGCATGCTTTTGACGTTTTGAGAATGATTCCAATTTATATAATGTTTCAGGGAATATGTCAAATTATAATCTAATTGGCAAAGAAATGAGAGTTATGAACTATGGCATCTTTCAATGACAATTCACTAAGGAGGTTTACTTCAGCTTTGTTCAAGACTGCTTTCTGTCATCAAATTCCGTCCGCAGAAATGTGCAGCACACACAGATATAGAGGCACTCGAGTACCTGAGAGTCGAGAGGATCAGCTTCTCGTGAGACAAGATGTTGTAAACTGCCAATAACATTTGAAGCAGCTAATATTGGGTCTATTGATTGTTGAGGAATGGCTGCATGGCCCCCTTTCCCACTTATTACAGCTTCAAAAAAGCCACTGCCAGCTAAAATAGGACCAGACCTTGATGCCACCTCACCCAATGGCAAGTAAGTACTGGAATGGAGACCAAAAATGGCTTCGACGTTCTGAAGTGCTCCAGCTTCTATCATCTTTTTGGCCCCGCCACCTCCTTCCTCTGCTGGTTGAAAAACGAGAACCACAGTTCCCTGTTGTGATTCGGGAAGATTTAAGCAAACTTGAGTGGTAAAGACAGGGACATGTTAGAAAAGTTTGACTCAATCATTCAGAAGGGATGTGGGTGATAACACAAGGTCCATTTTATAGCGAACTGGCAACTGATTTTATTTTCAGTTTGTAACGCAGGAAAATGTTTCTGAAACTATAACTTAATCCATACAGCTTGAGATAGGACATGGATGGATATAGCTACTTTAGTTCATCATAGGTTATTGTCACGTACAACAAATTAGAGAGAATTCCAAAGCAGCCTAAAACACAGAAACTAGAGAAACAAGATCTCGTAATGACTACAACAGAATCATTAGACCATACACATCAACTCCTACCTTGGCGGCATGTTAAGATAATGTACCACATGCATTCTTCCAACAACTTAATTTCTGTGCTTTAAGTGTCATTCAATATAGATGGAATAACAAGATCAAGTAAAATGAAAAATGAGAAAACTATAAAATCAAAAGATGGAGGCACGAACCTTCAAAGAGTCACGATGTTCTTGAAGTATTTTTGCAGCACCCAGAAGCATTGCGACATGTGCATCATGTCCACAAGCATGCATTTTTCCAGGATTCTTACTCTTATGCTCCCACTCCACCATTTCCTATGCAAAATGTGAAACTTTAACTTACGAGTAATAAACACATAGAAGTAGCACATCTATAGCACAAGTTTCAAAGCCTCAAATTCGTAAATTCATCTTGCTCACTATAACAAGTCTCAACATAAAGATAACTTttgtcaattaaaaaaaaataagtctCAACATCAAATCAAATGATTGAAAAAAACAGCATTTCAACCCTTAGCTGCAACAGGGGTCACCaccaattttttgaaaaataaaatcttttattttaagataCTTTTTCAAAAACTGAGTTTCACCCACCAAAAAAACTCTCCAGCTTAAAGGCTCAAATTCATAAATTCATCCAATTCACACAAACAAATGCGATACCAAAcagtaaaaaaaatccaaaattttaatcGTAGAACACCCAGCAAAACATTAAATTCGAAGCCAACCTGTATGGAAAGAGCATCCATGTCAGCCCTTATTGCAACAAATGGAGGTTTTCCTGAACCGATAAAGCCGATCAAACCAGTACCTGCAAGAGGCTTGTATTCAATCGCCATCTTTTCCAGTTCTTCTCTAATAAGCTTGCTGGTCTCAAATTCTTCATAGCCCAGTTCAGGATTCTCGTGTATCTTCCTCCTAACGCCCACCATCCAATCATAGACCTCAGATTTCTTTGCAAATTGGAGGAATTTCACGGGAATATCAGACAGCTCCTTTGAACTCAGATTAATCTCTGAGAAAATGGGTTTGAATAAAATCAAGGAAACAGAGAAAATCCACAAAGCCCAATTAGAATTCATGATTATTTGAACTCTTTCTTCTTAGGTATCTGCACAAAGCTGAGACTTGAAGGTGCTGGGACCTATATCTGTACAACCACACATGTCAAAATGGGCTAGTGGTCAACCCATAGGCCACAACCCGCAGCAACTTGTCGTTAGGCGGGGTGGATGAGCCGGCCGTCCATTGCGGGCCTCCAAATAGCCAACTCAACTCATCTTGAGTCGCAGGTTAGATGGCTACACAGcctaaattttttattgaaaaaaaaaattctattttttaaaaatttaaaaaaattctaaaaatataataaatatttatcgaaataaaatcaaactaaaaaattttctcatgaaatatgaattaaatttatcatttttatgattctTAAGAAAAACACAGTCAAagccaaaatatatatatatatatagtgtaaatttatttttactaagTTGTGGTAATAAATtctaagtaataataataaattgagataaagaaaatggtaaaataaggatattttaagattttaaaataatacaagattatattataaaattttaagacAAACTAGGTTTTAAATGAGTTAGTACAACTAAGTTctctaaaatatttgtttttaaaatttatacagTTTTGAAAATTcagtaaatttttttcaaatgttatatTTTGTATTCTATTGTTATAAAACATGGACTTGACTCAAAATTAATTTCCACCCTTTCTTCTAGCAATAAAACTTACGCTTACAAAAAATAAATGGGATGCTCAAAGACAAGAAAAAggtctatttttttaaaaaattgaatgttAATTATGAACTCTTTTATTCATGTTAAAATGGGCAACATAATGTGTAGTCAGTGAATACAAGTGGTTAAATTCGTATTGTCACAGGTTACAAAACGACCAACCTGCCTATTATGTGACCGACCGAGACAATTTTGTATTGATTTTGGTGGAGCAGGCCGGCATTTTGACGGCTCTAATTGTATTCCTATTTTGGCCAGTCTCTACATAATTTGTCTTTAATTCAAATTGTGCTTTACCCAGTTAAGAGGGATGGGCATGAgagaacaagaaaatcaaagagaaaaagaagaagctGTATTTCAATACCATTTGAAATCCTTGCCGTGTCTTAATTAATATCATACTCGAACAACCCCTCAATGCTTGGCTAATCTAGTACACGTCTCAAGGATTAAGAACTCATTCTTTTACCTATCATGTTCTTTAATTAAACCATGCACAATTCTTTTTGCTGTGCCGTACCAGTAAAAGTCTCGAAAGAGTGGCGCAAAAGGTTGGAATTGAAGAGAAGTATTTGGAGAATCGAAAAGGGAGGATCAACGGAGCTCTAACAAGCAAACACATTCAATGTGAGGAGTGTGAGGGAACATGTCCACAGGTTGCAAGCTTTTGAGTTCGTAGCATCCTATGATGTTTTGTTCCGGCTGCATCCAAGTACAATTTTTTACATGGTGAATCTCAAGTCTCAACCAAGGATATAACCAGACTAAATGTCACGTACCATGCCATGGCAGAGATAATCAAGATCACGAGCACAAGTGGCAGGATTGCAGGAAACATAGACAATGCGTGCTGCCTTCAGTTTAAGCAGAAATTTGATCAGTTTCATGTGCATACCTGGACGATTCGGATCTGCATCATTTTAAACAGTACAACTGATCGTTACAGATGAAATAGTATGCAACATTGAATTGAGCCTTTCTTATCAGTATTATTATACCAAAATAAAACGGAATAGATAATTTGCAACTAAAGAAAAAGAGATAACCTGTGATGACCAGATCGGGCTTGGGAAAATATTCTCCAAAGTTCTCATCGATTTTGTTGAGATCCCCTCGGACAAACGTGGCGTTACATATGTTATTAATGTTGGCATTACGACGTGCATCTGATATGGCTTGATCAACGATTTCAAAACCATACACATGTTTCACCCTAAGAACATGGACAACCAATTGGGAAAAACAGTGGTAGCCAGGCCAATCATCAAATCTAACAACAAAGGGAAAATTTACCTATTTGCAAGGGTAAGACCGATGGTTCCAGTTCCACAGAAGAGATCCAAAACTACTTCTGACCCATCTCCTTTCAGGCAGGCGCAGTCCTCAATTAGCTTATACAAAATCTCAGCCTGTAAGGTGCCACTAGTCATGGATGTTAAAAGGGAGTAGCATCTTTAAGCAACAACAAACATTTGAGACATGGATAACCAAAGCCCGTATGTATGTTCAATTGCATACCTGGTGTGTATTTGTCTGGAAGAAAGAATTggctgaaatttgaaaaattagtcCTCTTAAGCTCTCTGTAATTGTGGATTTACCAACAAGTGTGTGTTCCTCCTCTCCTATGGATGTGTTGCCCACAGAACTATTTACATTGTTCACTATACTTACCtaaaatcaaaaaaattgaaaacacaGACAACATGAGACAAACTATGACCCCTTAAGAACATTCCAGTAATTTTTTACAGTTAACATGAGATAGCTTAAAATGCGTCTATCAAGCTGCAGTAGCTCATCAGGAAGCGTGGAATCTTTTGCACAATAGATAATCAGCATAAAACAATTTCATTTCAAAGTATCAAATTCAAGTTCGGTAAAATGTGAAACAGCATGCTATTACCATGCATTCCTTAGCTCAATTAGTTTGCCTTTCTAGAAATAAAATCAACTTTAATTCAACAATTGTCTAGACCTccaatgatttaaatttgatgaaaTGCAATATTTATGAAGAAAACACAATATCTCATCCGAAGTCTGGATAACACTCAAAGATAGAATTAATGAAGCAGTTTGGaaatcttcttattttttataACCAGTCAAAGATAATAAACATCTCTTAAACTTCTGAACAACAATAGAAATCCCAAATTGGTCTAATTCTCACCACATCAGGATAAGTTTCAAGTTTCTCAACAAGGGGAATCAGAAGCTCAGGCTTGTGTGACGAAGTCACAAAATTAACCATTAGCTCAGGCCTCCCAGTTTCCATATTCCTGAGACAGAGATAAAACAACTGAGAACAGAATTCTACAGCGAAAAATTCCATAACAAGTACAATTCACGTCGGAAGCTTCTTTAGGAAAAACGTTATTTGTCAGGTTTCAAGCACAGCAAAACATTAACAATGTCAGAAATCCTTATCTCATAAAGGATCACAACAGAAAAATCAATTAGGATAGAGAAAAAATATCATTCCTTCATCAAAACTAGAGACACTGTTTATATAAAATgccaattttatttcattgagcAATATATTATGGTATTGGTTCCAAATATGCTCGAGTATTTAGATGATGTATGGAGATGTAAAAAGAAATTGTGCAAGGGTCCTCTTTTAGTATTATTGTCAAAGAAATAAGAAGATAATCCATTGTGCTGGTTCTTTTTGCACTACTGAGCCATTATCGCACTCTTACatgaaaaaagatttattaCATGACCAACTCTATGCCACTACCTGCCTGTTCTGAGCATCAAATGCTTCAAAAATCCATGATGGGAGTGCACATCATATGGAGATAGACCAAATTGTGGATCCCTCCAAAAATCTTGAATAGCTGCAAGGACCTAGAAATTAGAGATGGAATTTAAATGGAAAGCTACAGGTATATTATCTGGTAATTTGGTTCGTATCAACTATTTTGTCCAAGTAAATATTGGAACAGCTGAATATTGAATAATAAAGGATATGCATAATCAACACTTCACAGAAAGGTAGCACCTAGAAGAACACATATCGAAAGATAAACCAgcctaaaatttgttttatcaTTGTCATGTATCTCCCAGGAAAaaaattgtaagaaaaattgCTCTcctaaaaaaaatgatgaatgtGCACAAAATAACATAACAAAAATTTAATCAGCTGATGCACTAAGCCTTCATTATTACACTTGTTTTGCATGCTGCCTCATGACAGCTTGAAAATCAGAGTTGTCCAGCAGCTATTGTACTTGATGTTTAGACATTACAAGATGATGAACTTGAGATGATAATAGCAGATAAACAAACATGAACTTTAGacaaaaaatcataaacataataccTCATTTGCTGGATCACTTTGTAATAGGCACTTATTGATATTCAGAACCTTATCAAAATATCCAGGAGCATGTAACCCCAAAGCAGGTTCATCGTTTTCATCACACTTTTGCTGCAATAGTTTCGCAGGTACCCATTTTTTTGTGCCAAAGGAGAATTCCATCTACATCATGATAAAAACAAATGAGTAATCATTTAGCTCCTCCGCTGA
This sequence is a window from Primulina huaijiensis isolate GDHJ02 chromosome 13, ASM1229523v2, whole genome shotgun sequence. Protein-coding genes within it:
- the LOC140991906 gene encoding uncharacterized protein; amino-acid sequence: MAALTPTGGLRLLQHRPWPRSLRCTSRPLSTLVASSSVQHSEESTTAATPDRQTTTKPEKLPFSYFPKRGQTLELVCESLAFKGRGVCKVADTGYVVMCDGALPGEKFIGRVTRKKDNYAEVKKLETITPHQDYVEAPCEYSSHCGGCTTQNLLYEVQVRAKEQQVHELIVHVGKFSGEDLDKGGIMKPIVPCNSQFHYRNKMEFSFGTKKWVPAKLLQQKCDENDEPALGLHAPGYFDKVLNINKCLLQSDPANEVLAAIQDFWRDPQFGLSPYDVHSHHGFLKHLMLRTGRNMETGRPELMVNFVTSSHKPELLIPLVEKLETYPDVVSIVNNVNSSVGNTSIGEEEHTLVGKSTITESLRGLIFQISANSFFQTNTHQAEILYKLIEDCACLKGDGSEVVLDLFCGTGTIGLTLANRVKHVYGFEIVDQAISDARRNANINNICNATFVRGDLNKIDENFGEYFPKPDLVITDPNRPGMHMKLIKFLLKLKAARIVYVSCNPATCARDLDYLCHGMPEQNIIGCYELKSLQPVDMFPHTPHIECVCLLELR
- the LOC140991716 gene encoding IAA-amino acid hydrolase ILR1-like 4, translating into MNSNWALWIFSVSLILFKPIFSEINLSSKELSDIPVKFLQFAKKSEVYDWMVGVRRKIHENPELGYEEFETSKLIREELEKMAIEYKPLAGTGLIGFIGSGKPPFVAIRADMDALSIQEMVEWEHKSKNPGKMHACGHDAHVAMLLGAAKILQEHRDSLKGTVVLVFQPAEEGGGGAKKMIEAGALQNVEAIFGLHSSTYLPLGEVASRSGPILAGSGFFEAVISGKGGHAAIPQQSIDPILAASNVIGSLQHLVSREADPLDSQVVTVAKFQGGSAFNVIPDSVTIGGTFRAFSKESLQQLKQRIKEVIIGQAAVQRCNATVTFDSKDRLFFPPTVNDDSLHKLFHRVASDMLGSTGIKDMQPLMGSEDFSFFQEIIPGYFFFLGMKDETLEQPTFAHSPYFSINEAALPFGAAFHASLVVRYLEESHTRTTTYNGYYHDEL